CGATGAGGCACTGAAAGACGGGACGGGGGCCGAAGCCGTCGCGGAGGAGATCAGCGGCGGTGGCGATAGCAGCGTCAGGCTGTCGCTCGTAGGCAGCTAGCTCGCGGATGAAGGCGAGCATCTCGGGAACGTCGTCTGGAATAGCTTCGCGGATCAGAAGAGACATGGGATTCTCTTCAGGGTAATGGGTTGTCAGATGGTTTGCACAGGGTTCAGTCTTTTCCATATGCCACAGGAAAAGCGGGATCCGCCCAGTGATCGTGAGAATTACTCAGAGATCCCTTTGAGAACTACATCACTCACGGGTTCGGTTCCGAACTCCCCTTCCCACTTGGCCACGACGACGGACGCGAGGCAGTTCCCTACAACATTGACGGTTGTTCGCGCCATGTCGGCGAGAGCATCCACGCCAAGCAGAACGAAGATGGGTTCTGTCGGCAGACCGAATGTTGCGGCAGTCGCCAACAGGATGACGAGGGTCGCACGAGGAACGCCAGCAACGCCTTTGCTAGTGAGCATCAACGTCAACATCATTGTGACCTGCTGGGCGATGGAGAGATGCACGCCAGCAGCCTGTGCGACAAAGATGCTGGCGGTAGCAAGGTAGAGCGTGGAGCCGTCGAGGTTGAAACTGTAGCCCGCAGGGATGACGAAGGCAACGATCCGGCGAGGAACACCGAGCGCCTCCATGGCTTCCATGGCTCTCGGAAGAGCAGCCTCGCTGGTAGAGGTCGCAAACGCGATGGTTGCAGGCTCAGCAACAGCGCTGAGGAAGCGGCGAACCGGCACCTTGAACAAAAGTGCTGCCGGAAGCAGCACAAAGAGTCCGAAAGCAAGGAGAGCACCGTAGACGGTGAGCAACAGCTTGCCGAGGTTCACCAGAACACCGAGCCCCATGTGTCCGACGGTGAAGGCCATCGCGGCTCCGACCCCGATGGGAGCGAAGTACATGACGATGTTCGTGAACCGGAACATGACCTCGCTGAGTCCTTCACAAAGTTGGAGCACGGGAGCTCGACGAGTTTCAGAAAGGCCAGCGAGAGCGATGCCAAAGAAGACCGCGAAAACGGCCACCTGAAGGATCTGCCCTTCAGCTACGGACTTTGCAATGTTCTCGGGAAAGACGTGCAGCAGAAAGTCCTGCCAGTGGGTGGGAGCGGGGGTATTC
This portion of the Edaphobacter sp. 4G125 genome encodes:
- a CDS encoding dicarboxylate/amino acid:cation symporter; translation: MSTSTIERPLLVSAVLLYAAGITLAAFHISHEAALVLRWLATVLLVVFAARRRSLTPWIFVAMVVGAELGFDAPRFAISLRVFSDIFLRLIKAIVAPLIFATLVTGIAGHGDLKGVGRIGIKSLIYFEVVTTLALVVGLTAINLSQAGRGLTIPSTVTVEAPQNTPAPTHWQDFLLHVFPENIAKSVAEGQILQVAVFAVFFGIALAGLSETRRAPVLQLCEGLSEVMFRFTNIVMYFAPIGVGAAMAFTVGHMGLGVLVNLGKLLLTVYGALLAFGLFVLLPAALLFKVPVRRFLSAVAEPATIAFATSTSEAALPRAMEAMEALGVPRRIVAFVIPAGYSFNLDGSTLYLATASIFVAQAAGVHLSIAQQVTMMLTLMLTSKGVAGVPRATLVILLATAATFGLPTEPIFVLLGVDALADMARTTVNVVGNCLASVVVAKWEGEFGTEPVSDVVLKGISE